Proteins co-encoded in one Xiphophorus hellerii strain 12219 chromosome 10, Xiphophorus_hellerii-4.1, whole genome shotgun sequence genomic window:
- the kat6b gene encoding histone acetyltransferase KAT6B isoform X1 yields MVKLANPLYTEWILEAIQKIKRQKQRPSEERICHAVSTLHGLDKKIVLEQLELSVHDGSVLKVTNKGSASYKDPGNPGRIGSILPANAPLPSKESIWNSSDLRHIDWNKILRRAIEGLDDTHGSSLKNIERYLRNQDDLSEVVDNSAFRQRLRLAAKRSVNNGRLLKNGPRYKLSHGSVEGRNPRCPSASPLVLSSVTLLPHEREQLRVDPIPICSFCLGTKESNRDKRPEELLSCADCGSSGHPSCLKFSPELTSNVKRLRWQCIECKTCSSCRIQGKNADEMLFCDSCDRGFHMECCDPPLSRMPKGTWICQVCRPKENGKKLLHRKADEIKRRYAKPIGRPKNKLKQRMSVTSGDGSMVALGGRGSPGRGQKITVCSTPSSGHAASVKDARDRLTVAEPCCAVNASQFTPSPPTTTTPSLTPTSTPATLTVNKKTKGLIDGLSKFFTPSPVGRRTRAVAIELSSRDKGTPKLSQRPEPFAFAADAPHKITPTSSALPATSTSSGLSSPPQVSSSSTSANSPQSSSSQSSVPSLGSLCSSSQLKGLFDGLSHIYTTQGQSRKKRLPCYAPPKRRPYKQDLSQCLGKNEFSKNRFHSTSAGSGRLRGPSFKMVSHFKCNPFLKNHRTLGRLKYRVRAHNGATSPEKGDLTDGRIKPENNHGHLSKLHVKQEAQADLAAMSRDHVSEEDVENFTRVQELAAQKTGSLTNTDFVRHPAVIEFGKYEIQTWYSSPYPPEYSRLQKLYLCEFCLKYMRSKNILQRHTKKCGWFHPPATEIYRKDNLSVFEVDGNVSKLFCQNLCLLAKLFLDHKTLYYDVEPFLFYILTKNDEKGCHLVGYFSKEKLCQQKYNVSCIMIMPQYQRQGFGRFLIDFSYLLTRQEGQAGSPEKPLSELGRLSYLAYWKSVMLEHLYKHPDKHISVKGISRATGMCPHDIAATLQQLGMIDRRDGRTVLVRRERLIQRHMERLRANPRKNEVDPDSLRWTPSTTLNAVLSEEEREAEMDAERLKEQASCWEKEEREGYMMTHGSRQPLTKVHCKIPYRTYERRPAPPWSRRVQRPEVVSDADDDSDGSPPILTKAHELLSPKRKSSVVLKKRGRKRKRINSSVTTETISETTEVLNEPFDNSEDERPMPRLEHTSRMREMEDDEDDDDEEEEEMQKYKISALPLKRRRGRPRLEKNTRKDNLERWNEGPELVSKRSSRPRPVKRKKGWPKGVKRGPPKWRLKNSFKLNLYTPPETPMEAEQHHIRTEETKHIPDQESFSGDEDTKAGGSLDSPDIMQERLHSEPPSPADHGSQTSSSPEGSPVASPACSPALSVEAPSPQPEDRTDSPEPPGDDKQDSGHDPDSPAKDMEDSSERAASPENSNEESYEEEQRARIEDQNADDEDERHSKKEAPEGGTEESEQSSKDAPNVTQAFLDPKEDDSSELSQQVSKESCNEEVPVSAGEKLQDATPETMAETSPPAAVAVASIAPPDSDNPADSESEEESAPSPGPNHPPLPPVGRSALSPVLRENPPVCTEFDSETVQAVQSLTQESEGETVFQDCAESQEPCRNLQTYAHVAQSPQLTPLDDCPQSDHSSPLSSAQSHPSQSVRSVSSPAVSILESGYTQISPDHSAISVPSLHNMETSPMMDVPSVSDHSQQVVDSGFSDLGSIESTTENYENPSSYDSTMGGSICGTGPSQNSCSYGTIPPSSCAVSQQMAAVNPGGCGMIQQNSLSSPPHCGVKSPQGCVVVERPPSNSQHNQHSQHSQRSQHSQHSRHGPPHNQHSQHNQHAPHNQLSQHSQHSHHHNHHPQHNQLSQHNQHAQHALHSQQQPPPMAQCSIPPNFTTTMQLADIPESGNPNFALYERINPQGEYGSGHYPQSSGLSLAKLQQFTNTFIDHPHSNPFNHAAPHPITSYANNPSLSSQHSSLVSLPQNPHRVPNPQVQATMTPPPNLSSPSSMMLQPNMGISRSQRVPHVPHMPSKSHVSARSKSAPLSHNHQQQMYARPPQAVAMQAPSRTLAAMPRMNMSMNIMPAPGYNVNSMNMPSLNAMNGYGMSQPMMNSGYPGNHAYMNQSPQYSMQMGMMGTQPYPQQSMQAPPHGNMVYPPAGHHGYMNTGMSKQSLKGPLIRR; encoded by the exons ATGGTAAAACTTGCAAACCCTCTCTACACGGAGTGGATTCTCGAAGCAATACAGAAAATTAAGAGGCAAAAGCAGAGGCCTTCTGAGGAGCGAATTTGTCATGCGGTGTCCACGTTGCATGGACTGGACAAGAAGATCGTCCTTGAGCAGTTGGAATTAAGTGTTCATGATGGCTCTGTCCTTAAGGTTACAAATAAAGGAAGCGCCTCCTACAAGGACCCAGGAAACCCTGGAAGAATCGGATCAATATTGCCTGCAAATGCACCTTTGCCGTCAAAGGAATCTATATGGAATTCAAGTGATCTGCGCCATATCGATTGGAATAAAATACTCAGGAGGGCCATCGAGGGTCTGGATGATACCCATGGCTCTTCACTTAAGAACATTGAGCGATATCTGAGGAATCAGGACGATCTGTCAGAAGTTGTTGATAATTCCGCTTTCCGTCAGAGGTTGCGGCTAGCCGCTAAGCGGTCAGTCAACAATGGCAGGCTGTTAAAAAACGGCCCTCGGTATAAACTCAGCCATGGCAGCGTGGAGGGAAGGAACCCCAGGTGTCCAAGTGCTTCCCCCTTGGTCCTGTCATCAGTGACACTCCTCCCTCATGAGCGCGAGCAG CTCCGGGTCGACCCCATCCCAATATGCAGTTTCTGTCTCGGGACAAAGGAGTCAAATCGGGACAAGCGGCCGGAAGAGCTGCTGTCCTGTGCAGACTGTGGAAGCAGTG GGCATCCATCATGTCTAAAGTTCTCCCCCGAGCTGACCTCAAATGTAAAGAGATTACGGTGGCAGTGCATTGAATGCAAAACCTGCAGCTCCTGTCGAATACAGGGGAAAAACGCG GACGAGATGCTTTTCTGCGATTCGTGCGATCGGGGCTTTCACATGGAATGCTGCGATCCGCCACTTTCAAGAATGCcaaaag GAACCTGGATCTGCCAAGTGTGCAGGCCGAAGGAGAACGGCAAAAAGCTGCTGCACAGGAAGGCTGACGAGATCAAACGCCGATATGCAAAGCCGATTGGACGACCGAAAAATAAGCTCAAACAAAGAAT GTCTGTAACCAGTGGTGATGGCTCCATGGTAGCACTTGGAGGAAGGGGGTCACCTGGTAGGGGTCAAAAGATTACCGTCTGTTCCACACCTTCATCTGGTCATGCTGCATCTGTGAAGGACGCCAGAGACAGATTGACTGTCGCAGAGCCTTGTTGTGCGGTCAACGCCTCCCAATTCACCCCCTCCCCTCCCACAACCACCACTCCCTCCCTCACGCCCACCTCCACCCCAGCCACACTCACTGTTAACAAGAAAACCAAAGGGCTTATTGATGGGCTTTCCAAATTCTTTACTCCTTCCCCTGTGGGCCGTCGCACGCGAGCCGTAGCCATAGAGTTGAGCTCTAGAGACAAGGGCACGCCCAAGCTGTCCCAGCGTCCAGAACCGTTCGCCTTTGCTGCTGATGCCCCTCATAAGATAACCCCGACATCCTCTGCACTTCCTGCCACTTCCACGTCATCAGGACTTAGCTCCCCCCCGCAGGTGTCCAGCAGCTCCACCTCGGCGAACTCGCCTCAGAGCTCTTCCAGCCAGTCTAGTGTTCCTTCCCTGGGTAGTCTCTGCAGTAGCAGCCAACTGAAGGGACTCTTTGATGGACTCTCTCATATTTACACGACTCAGGGACAGTCGCGGAAAAAGAGACTACCGTGCTACGCACCACCTAAGCGCAGGCCCTATAAGCAGGACTTGTCCCAGTGCCTTGGAAAGAACGAGTTTAGCAAAAATAGGTTCCACTCCACCTCCGCAGGGTCTGGCCGACTCAGAGGACCCTCTTTTAAGATGGTCAGTCATTTCAAATGCAACCCTTTCCTTAAAAATCACAGGACACTAGGCAGACTGAAGTATAGAGTGAGAGCTCACAACGGAGCCACCTCACCAGAAAAGGGAGACTTGACAGATGGAAGAATTAAGCCTGAGAATAATCATG GCCACCTCAGCAAGCTGCATGTGAAGCAGGAGGCCCAAGCGGACTTGGCGGCCATGTCCAGAGATCACGTCTCGGAGGAAGACGTTGAGAATTTCACTCGTGTCCAGGAACTTGCTGCTCAG AAAACTGGCTCTCTAACGAACACAGACTTCGTCCGGCATCCCGCTGTCATAGAATTCGGGAAGTACGAGATCCAGACCTGGTACTCGTCACCGTACCCGCCTGAATATTCAAg ATTACAAAAGCTTTATCTGTGTGAGTTCTGCCTGAAGTATATGAGAAGCAAAAACATTCTCCAGAGACACACAAAGAAGTGCGGGTGGTTTCACCCTCCCGCCACCGAAATCTACAGAAAGGACAACCTTTCCGTGTTTGAG gtTGATGGAAATGTCAGCAAACTCTTCTGCCAAAACCTCTGCCTGTTAGCCAAGCTTTTCCTGGATCACAAGACCTTGTATTATGATGTGGAGCCTTTCCTCTTCTACATACTTACGAAGAATGATGAGAAAGGCTGTCATCTTGTGGGCTATTTCTCCAAG GAAAAGCTTTGCCAGCAGAAGTACAATGTCTCCTGCATAATGATTATGCCTCAGTACCAAAGGCAAGGATTTGGAAGGTTCCTCATTGATTTCA GTTACCTCCTCACCAGACAAGAAGGACAAGCTGGCTCCCCAGAGAAGCCGCTGTCAGAACTGGGTCGCTTATCCTACCTGGCATATTGGAAAAGTGTCATGCTGGAGCACCTTTATAAGCACCCAGATAAACACATCAGCGTTAAAGGAATCAGCAGGGCCACTGGGATGTGTCCACATGACATCGCCGCCACTCTCCAGCAGCTTGGCATGATTGACAGACGGGACGGCAG GACTGTGTTGGTCAGAAGAGAGAGGCTGATTCAGAGGCACATGGAGAGGCTGAGGGCTAACCCGCGCAAGAATGAGGTGGACCCGGACTCCCTGCGCTGGACTCCCTCCACCACTCTGAACGCTGTCCTGTCTGAGGAAGAAAGGGAGGCAGAGATGGAT GCCGAGCGGCTGAAGGAGCAGGCCAGCTGCTgggagaaggaggagagggagggCTACATGATGACTCATGGAAGCAGGCAACCTCTCACCAAGGTCCACTGCAAGATTCCCTACAGGACCTACGAGCGCCGGCCGGCCCCTCCGTGGTCCAGGCGTGTCCAGCGACCAGAGGTTGTGAGCGACGCCGacgacgactctgatggctcaccACCCATCCTGACAAAAGCTCACGAATTGCTTTCACCCAAGAGAAAG AGCTCAGTGGTTCTTAAGAAGCGAGGGCGTAAAAGGAAGCGAATCAACAGCAGCGTAACGACAGAAACAATCTCTGAGACGACCGAGGTTTTGAACGAACCGTTTGACAACTCAGAGGATGAGCGTCCAATGCCCCGGTTGGAGCACACCTCCAGGATGAGAGAGATGGAGGATGATGAAgacgatgatgatgaggaggaggaagagatgCAAAAGTACAAGATATCAGCTTTACCATTGAAACGGCGAAGAGGCCGTCCAAGGCTTGAAAAAAATACACGCAAAGACAATCTTGAGCGCTGGAATGAAG gaCCTGAACTGGTTTCAAAGAGATCCAGCAGACCCCGTCCAGTGAAACGGAAGAAAGGCTGGCCCAAGGGGGTCAAACGCGGTCCTCCTAAATGGAGGCTCAAGAACAGCTTCAAGCTGAATCTCTACACGCCACCGGAAACACCCATGGAGGCAGAGCAGCACCACATTCGCACTgaggaaacaaaacacataCCGGACCAGGAGTCATTCAGCGGCGACGAGGACACAAAAGCAGGAGGATCCTTGGACAGTCCAGATATAATGCAGGAGCGGCTCCACTCAGAGCCCCCAAGTCCTGCTGATCATGGCTCCCAGACTTCAAGCTCCCCTGAAGGGTCACCAGTTGCTTCGCCAGCGTGTTCACCTGCTCTTTCTGTTGAGGCTCCCTCCCCGCAGCCTGAGGACAGAACTGACTCACCGGAACCGCCAGGGGATGACAAGCAGGATAGCGGTCATGATCCTGACTCTCCAGCCAAAGACATGGAGGACAGTTCTGAGAGGGCTGCATCGCCAGAGAACAGCAACGAAGAAAGTTACGAGGAGGAGCAGAGAGCTCGGATAGAGGATCAGAAtgctgatgatgaagatgaacgTCACAGCAAGAAGGAGGCGCCTGAGGGCGGCACAGAAGAATCAGAGCAAAGTTCGAAAGACGCACCAAATGTCACTCAGGCTTTTTTAGATCCAAAAGAAGATGACAGCTCTGAACTAAGTCAGCAGGTCTCCAAAGAATCCTGCAACGAAGAGGTACCGGTTAGTGCTGGAGAAAAACTACAGGATGCAACGCCAGAAACTATGGCAGAAACTTCACCTCCTGCAGCAGTAGCGGTCGCTTCCATAGCTCCACCAGACTCTGATAACCCAGCAGACTCTGAATCTGAGGAGGAAAGCGCGCCCAGCCCTGGTCCAAACCACCCACCTCTTCCACCCGTAGGAAGGTCCGCGCTCAGCCCCGTGCTGAGAGAGAATCCCCCCGTCTGCACAGAGTTTGACTCAGAGACGGTCCAAGCTGTTCAGTCGCTGACGCAGGAAAGCGAGGGAGAGACGGTGTTCCAGGACTGCGCCGAGAGCCAAGAACCCTGCAGGAATCTGCAGACCTACGCCCACGTGGCGCAAAGCCCTCAGCTCACTCCGCTTGACGACTGCCCTCAGTCGGACCACAGCAGCCCCCTCTCCTCCGCGCAGTCCCATCCCAGCCAGTCTGTACGCTCCGTCAGCAGCCCGGCTGTCTCCATCCTGGAGAGCGGCTACACACAGATAAGCCCAGACCACAGCGCCATATCGGTGCCCTCGCTCCACAATATGGAGACCAGCCCCATGATGGACGTGCCATCGGTGTCAGATCACTCACAGCAGGTTGTGGACAGCGGATTCAGCGACCTAGGGAGCATTGAGAGCACCACGGAGAATTACGAAAATCCCAGCAGCTATGACTCCACCATGGGGGGCAGCATCTGTGGCACGGGCCCCTCCCAGAACAGCTGCTCGTACGGTACCATCCCCCCTAGCAGCTGCGCCGTGAGCCAGCAAATGGCGGCCGTCAACCCTGGCGGCTGCGGGATGATTCAGCAGAATAGCCTGAGCTCGCCGCCACACTGCGGCGTCAAGTCGCCACAGGGCTGCGTGGTGGTGGAGAGGCCCCCCAGTAACTCCCAGCACAACCAGCACAGCCAACACAGCCAGCGCAGCCAACACAGTCAACACAGCAGGCATGGCCCGCCACACAATCAGCACAGCCAACACAATCAGCACGCCCCACACAATCAGCTCAGTCAACACAGCCAGCACAGCCACCACCACAATCACCACCCGCAGCACAATCAGCTCAGCCAGCACAATCAGCACGCTCAGCACGCCCTCCACAGCCAGCAACAGCCGCCGCCCATGGCCCAGTGCTCCATCCCTCCCAACTTCACCACCACCATGCAGCTGGCAGACATCCCCGAGTCTGGCAACCCCAACTTTGCCCTCTATGAGAGAATCAACCCTCAGGGGGAGTACGGCAGCGGGCATTACCCCCAGTCGTCGGGCCTCAGCCTAGCCAAGCTGCAGCAGTTCACCAACACGTTCATCGACCACCCGCACTCCAATCCGTTCAACCACGCAGCCCCACACCCCATCACGTCGTACGCAAACAATCCTTCGCTGTCATCACAGCACTCCAGCTTGGTGTCCTTACCCCAGAATCCTCACAGAGTCCCCAACCCGCAGGTGCAGGCCACCATGACCCCGCCCCCAAATCTGAGCTCCCCATCATCCATGATGCTGCAGCCCAACATGGGCATCTCTCGCTCGCAGCGCGTGCCCCACGTGCCCCACATGCCGTCGAAGAGCCACGTCTCGGCGCGCTCCAAGTCGGCGCCGCTGTCCCACAACCACCAGCAGCAGATGTACGCCCGACCGCCGCAGGCCGTCGCCATGCAGGCGCCGTCCAGGACCCTGGCCGCCATGCCGCGCATGAACATGAGCATGAACATTATGCCAGCGCCGGGCTACAATGTCAATTCAATGAACATGCCCTCCCTCAACGCCATGAACGGCTATGGCATGAGCCAGCCCATGATGAACAGTGGCTACCCTGGCAACCACGCCTATATGAACCAGTCACCCCAGTACTCTATGCAGATGGGCATGATGGGAACGCAGCCATACCCCCAGCAGTCCATGCAGGCTCCGCCACATGGCAACATGGTGTACCCTCCAGCTGGTCACCATGGTTACATGAACACGGGCATGTCCAAGCAGTCCCTGAAAGGTCCCTTAATCAGGCGGTAA